A stretch of Lactuca sativa cultivar Salinas chromosome 6, Lsat_Salinas_v11, whole genome shotgun sequence DNA encodes these proteins:
- the LOC111882875 gene encoding cellulose synthase A catalytic subunit 2 [UDP-forming] has product MDTKGRLVAGSHNRNEFVLINADEVGRVTSVKELSGQICQICGDEIEITVDGEPFVACNECAFPICRPCYEYERREGNQACPQCKTRYKRIKGSPRVDGDEDEEGFDDLDNEFDLANYSGRDPHNVADMAFSSRLNIGRGPSNASGFATPSEVDAAALNPEIPLLTFGQEDDGISADKHALIIPPFMNRTKRVHPMPFSDTASQVSLPPRPMDPKKDLAVYGYGTVAWKDRMEEWRKRQNDKLQMVKHEGGGHNDGDVDDPDMPKMDEGRQPLSRKLPISSSKINPYRMVILIRMVILGLFFHYRILHPVNDAYALWLISVICEIWFAVSWIFDQFPKWFPIERETYLDRLSLRYEKEGKPSELAPIDVFVSTVDPLKEPPLITANTVLSILAVDYPVDKVACYVSDDGAAMLTFEALSETSEFARKWVPFCKKFNIEPRAPEWYFAEKVDYLKDKVHPSFVRERRAMKREYEDFKVRINGLVTMAQKVPEEGWTMQDGTPWPGNDVRDHPGMIQVFLGNNGVHDIEGNELPRLVYVSREKRPGFDHHKKAGAMNSLIRVSAVISNAPYMLNVDCDHYINNSKALRESMCFMMDPTSGKKICYVQFPQRFDGIDRHDRYSNRNVVFFDINMKGLDGIQGPIYVGTGCVFRRQALYGYDAPTKKKPPGKTCNCLPKWFCCCLSSRKKKGKGKSKEKTSKSNKKNKETSPQIHALENIEEGIEGIDSEKSSLMPQIKFEKKFGQSPVFIASTLLEDGGVPPGATSASLLKEAIHVISCGYEDKTEWGKEVGWIYGSVTEDILTGFKMHCHGWRSVYCIPKRAAFKGSAPINLSDRLHQVLRWALGSVEILLSRHCPIWYGYGCGLKPLERFSYINSVVYPLTSVPLVAYCTLPAVCLLTGKFIVPEISNYASILFMLMFLSIAVTSILEIQWGGVGIDDLWRNEQFWVIGGVSAHLFALFQGLLKVLAGVNTNFTVTSKGGDDGDFAELYLFKWTTLLIPPLTLLIINIIGVIVGISDAISNGYESWGPLFGRLFFAIWVILHLYPFLKGMMGKQSGVPTILIVWSILLASIFSLLWVRVNPFLDRGGIVLEVCGLDCD; this is encoded by the exons ATGGATACAAAAGGACGGCTTGTTGCGGGTTCACACAATCGTAATGAATTTGTTCTAATCAATGCGGATGAAGTTGGAAGA GTGACTTCTGTTAAAGAATTGAGTGGACAGATTTGTCAGATTTGTGGAGATGAGATTGAAATAACAGTTGATGGAGAACCATTTGTCGCTTGCAATGAATGTGCTTTCCCGATTTGTAGACCTTGCTATGAATATGAAAGAAGAGAGGGTAATCAAGCTTGTCCTCAATGCAAAACTCGATACAAGCGGATTAAAG GGAGTCCAAGAGTAGATGGTGATGAAGATGAGGAGGGATTTGATGATTTGGACAATGAGTTTGATCTTGCAAACTATTCAGGAAGAGATCCTCACAATGTTGCTGACATGGCATTCTCTTCGCGTCTTAACATTGGGCGGGGCCCATCTAATGCTTCCGGATTTGCCACCCCTTCTGAGGTGGATGCAGCCGCCTTGAACCCTGAGATCCCTCTTCTTACTTTTGGTCAAGAG GACGATGGGATTTCGGCTGATAAGCATGCTTTAATTATTCCACCATTTATGAATCGGACAAAACGTGTCCATCCAATGCCGTTTTCTGATACGGCTTCACAAGTTTCTT TGCCACCTAGACCAATGGATCCTAAGAAAGATTTGGCAGTTTATGGGTATGGAACAGTTGCTTGGAAAGATAGAATGGAGGAATGGAGGAAAAGGCAAAATGATAAACTCCAAATGGTTAAACATGAGGGTGGTGGACATAATGATGGAGATGTTGATGATCCTGATATGCCCAA GATGGATGAAGGGAGGCAACCACTTTCAAGAAAGCTACCGATTTCTTCAAGCAAGATAAATCCATATCGAATGGTGATATTGATTCGTATGGTGATTCTTGGCCTCTTTTTCCACTATAGAATCCTCCACCCTGTGAACGATGCATACGCCTTGTGGCTCATTTCAGTTATTTGTGAAATATGGTTTGCTGTTTCATGGATCTTTGATCAATTCCCAAAATGGTTCCCAATTGAACGTGAAACATACCTCGATCGATTATCACTAAG GTATGAGAAAGAGGGGAAGCCATCTGAGTTAGCTCCTATAGATGTGTTTGTGAGTACAGTGGATCCGTTGAAAGAGCCGCCACTTATCACCGCCAACACGGTGTTGTCAATCCTGGCGGTGGATTATCCGGTGGACAAGGTGGCTTGCTATGTCTCTGATGATGGTGCTGCCATGCTTACCTTTGAAGCTCTTTCAGAAACTTCTGAATTTGCAAGAAAATGGGTACCCTTTTGCAAGAAGTTTAACATTGAGCCACGTGCCCCTGAGTGGTATTTTGCTGAAAAAGTTGATTATCTTAAAGATAAAGTACACCCTTCATTTGTTAGGGAACGTCGTGCTATGAAG AGGGAGTATGAAGATTTTAAGGTGAGGATCAATGGGCTTGTGACAATGGCACAGAAGGTTCCGGAAGAAGGATGGACTATGCAAGATGGTACTCCATGGCCAGGAAATGATGTTAGGGATCATCCTGGAATGATTCAG GTTTTTCTTGGGAATAATGGTGTACATGACATAGAAGGAAATGAATTGCCACGTCTTGTTTATGTATCTCGTGAAAAGAGACCTGGATTTGATCATCACAAGAAAGCTGGTGCCATGAATTCTTTG atTCGGGTGTCGGCTGTGATCTCAAACGCACCTTATATGCTCAATGTCGATTGTGATCACTACATCAACAACTCTAAAGCACTTAGAGAATCTATGTGTTTCATGATGGACCCCACATCCGGAAAGAAGATTTGTTATGTTCAATTTCCTCAAAGATTCGATGGTATTGATCGACACGATCGATACTCAAATCGTAATGTTGTGTTCTTCGAT ATTAATATGAAAGGGCTTGATGGAATACAAGGGCCAATATATGTGGGAACGGGGTGTGTGTTTAGGAGACAAGCATTGTATGGATACGATGCCCCAACAAAAAAGAAACCACCCGGGAAAACATGCAATTGTTTGCCAAAATGGTTTTGTTGTTGTTTGTCATCAAGAAAGAAGAAAGGAAAAGGGAAGTCAAAGGAGAAAACAAGCAAGAGTAATAAGAAGAATAAAGAGACTTCACCACAAATACATGCGTTAGAGAATATCGAAGAAGGAATCGAAG GAATCGATAGTGAAAAGTCATCACTCATGCCTCAAATAAAGTTTGAGAAAAAATTCGGTCAATCTCCGGTTTTTATCGCTTCAACACTTTTGGAAGACGGCGGTGTTCCTCCCGGAGCAACTTCCGCATCACTCTTGAAAGAAGCCATTCATGTTATAAGTTGCGGTTATGAAGATAAAACCGAATGGGGAAAAGAG gtTGGATGGATTTACGGGTCGGTTACGGAAGATATTTTAACGGGATTCAAGATGCATTGTCATGGTTGGAGATCGGTTTATTGTATTCCAAAAAGGGCGGCTTTTAAGGGTTCGGCTCCTATTAATCTATCGGATCGTCTTCATCAAGTTCTTAGGTGGGCCCTCGGGTCGGTTGAAATCTTGTTGAGCCGACATTGTCCGATTTGGTACGGATACGGGTGCGGGTTGAAACCGTTGGAGCGGTTTTCGTATATAAATTCGGTTGTTTATCCGTTGACATCTGTCCCCTTGGTTGCCTATTGTACACTTCCTGCTGTTTGTCTACTCACTGGAAAGTTTATTGTTCCTGAG ATAAGCAATTACGCAAGTATTCTCTTCATGCTCATGTTTTTATCCATTGCTGTAACAAGCATTCTCGAAATCCAATGGGGAGGTGTCGGGattgatgatttatggagaaacgaACAGTTTTGGGTAATCGGTGGTGTCTCAGCTCATCTTTTTGCCCTTTTTCAAGGTCTACTCAAAGTATTGGCCGGAGTCAACACGAATTTTACAGTTACGTCAAAAGGAGGAGACGATGGTGATTTTGCAGAGCTTTATCTCTTCAAATGGACGACCCTCTTAATCCCGCCATTGACCCTCTTAATCATCAACATAATCGGTGTGATTGTTGGGATATCAGATGCGATTAGCAATGGATACGAATCATGGGGTCCGCTTTTTGGTCGATTGTTCTTCGCGATTTGGGTGATTTTGCATCTTTATCCGTTCTTGAAGGGTATGATGGGGAAGCAAAGTGGGGTTCCGACGATTTTGATTGTGTGGTCGATCTTGTTGGCGTCGATTTTCTCTCTGTTGTGGGTCCGGGTCAACCCGTTTTTGGACAGGGGTGGGATTGTGTTGGAAGTTTGTGGATTGGATTGTGACTGA
- the LOC111882870 gene encoding 60S ribosomal protein L3-1, with the protein MSHRKFEHPRHGSLGFLPRKRAARHRGKVKAFPKDDPTKPCKLTAFLGYKAGMTHIVRDVEKPGSKLHKKETCEAVTIIETPPMVVVGVVAYVKTPRGLRSLNTVWAQHLSEDIKRRFYKNWCKSKKKAFAKYSKKFESDEGKKDIQSQLEKMKKYGTVIRVLAHTQIRKMKGLKQKKAHLMEIQVNGGTIAQKVDFAYGFFEKQIPIDAVFQKDEMIDIIGVTKGKGYEGVVTRWGVTRLPRKTHRGLRKVACIGAWHPARVSFTVARAGQNGYHHRTEMNKKIYKLGKTGLESHTALTEFDRTEKDITPMGGFPHYGVVKDDYLLIKGCCVGPKKRVVTLRQSLLAQTSRLALEEIKLKFIDTSSKFGHGRFQTTQEKLKFYNRMKA; encoded by the exons ATGTCTCACAGGAAGTTTGAGCACCCCAGACATGGTTCCCTTGGATTTCTTCCCAGGAAGCGTGCTGCTCGCCACAGAGGGAAAG TGAAGGCTTTCCCCAAGGATGACCCAACCAAACCATGCAAGCTAACCGCTTTCTTGGGCTACAAGGCTGGGATGACTCACATTGTCAGAGATGTCGAGAAGCCTGGATCAA AGCTTCACAAGAAGGAAACATGCGAAGCAGTGACCATCATCGAGACCCCACCCATGGTGGTTGTTGGAGTGGTAGCCTATGTCAAGACGCCACGTGGCCTTCGTTCATTGAACACTGTTTGGGCTCAACATCTGAGCGAAGACATCAAGAGAAGATTCTACAAAAACTGGTGCAAATCCAAGAAGAAAGCATTTGCCAAATACTCAAAGAAATTCGAATCCGACGAGGGCAAAAAGGACATTCAATCCCAGCTTGAGAAAATGAAGAAATATGGAACTGTAATCCGGGTCTTAGCCCACACCCAGATCAGGAAAATGAAAGGGTTGAAGCAGAAGAAAGCACACCTAATGGAGATTCAAGTAAACGGAGGAACAATTGCTCAAAAGGTGGATTTTGCTTATGGATTTTTCGAAAAGCAAATCCCAATTGATGCAGTTTTCCAAAAGGATGAAATGATTGATATAATTGGAGTTACAAAAGGTAAAGGTTATGAAGGTGTTGTGACTCGTTGGGGTGTGACTAGGCTGCCACGTAAGACTCACAGAGGTCTCCGTAAGGTGGCGTGTATCGGAGCGTGGCACCCTGCCCGAGTTTCCTTCACAGTTGCCCGAGCCGGGCAGAATGGTTACCATCATCGTACTGAAATGAACAAGAAGATTTACAAGCTTGGGAAAACTGGACTAGAGTCACATACTGCTCTTACTGAGTTTGACAG GACTGAGAAGGATATAACTCCAATGGGTGGGTTCCCTCACTATGGAGTGGTGAAGGATGACTATTTGTTGATCAAAGGTTGCTGTGTGGGCCCCAAGAAGAGGGTGGTGACACTTCGTCAATCCTTGTTGGCACAGACGTCCAGGCTGGCGCTTGAGGAGATTAAGCTCAAGTTCATTGATACTTCTTCCAAATTTGGACATGGGCGTTTCCAGACTACACAGGAGAAGCTCAAGTTCTATAACCGCATGAAGGCTTGA